From the genome of Chanos chanos chromosome 5, fChaCha1.1, whole genome shotgun sequence, one region includes:
- the clrn3 gene encoding clarin-3, producing MPSVLKVFHFSCGALLNAIGVCILGYGMSTYWVQSEMQCSTFSTENFNGSATVKLGLFNGSMDRRSCPGFDTRESVSVLKALTEIGASQIALHALAVGLLILALVCSAGSILVTLYNSISNPYETYLGPLAVYACSGLSACLSLLAIVLFVSNVYVGGVASKLVKDVPVDLYVRNENIHLQVGYYLVLPYIVVNLLAILVIFLYVHAAYTHRREMEKPTEDAPKEIMMY from the exons ATGCCGTCTGTCTTGAAGGTTTTCCACTTCTCCTGTGGTGCCCTGCTCAATGCGATTGGTGTGTGCATTTTGGGATATGGAATGTCAACGTACTGGGTCCAGTCCGAGATGCAGTGCTCTaccttttccactgaaaactTCAATGGATCGGCAACAGTGAAACTCGGCCTGTTTAACGGAAGCATGGACAGGAGATCTTGTCCTGGGTTCGACACTAGAGAATCTGTTTCTG TGCTTAAGGCCCTGACGGAAATAGGGGCATCTCAGATCGCACTACATGCACTTGCAGTTGGCCTCCTCATCCTGGCTTTGGTTTGCTCAGCGGGAAGTatcctggtcaccctgtacaaCAGTATCAGTAATCCCTATGAGACTTACCTGGGCCCCTTGGCGGTTTATGCCTGCAGTGGACTGAGTG CCTGTCTCTCACTTCTTGCTATAGTCCTGTTTGTGTCAAACGTTTATGTGGGGGGTGTGGCCTCAAAGCTGGTTAAGGACGTTCCAGTAGACTTGTatgtgagaaatgaaaacatacatctGCAAGTGGGTTACTACCTGGTACTCCCATATATAGTTGTCAATCTACTGGCCATCCTGGTGATCTTTCTATATGTCCACGCAGCCTACACTCATcgtagagagatggagaaaccCACGGAGGATGCCCCCAAAGAGATTATGATGTACTAA